In Tachysurus vachellii isolate PV-2020 chromosome 10, HZAU_Pvac_v1, whole genome shotgun sequence, the following proteins share a genomic window:
- the LOC132852136 gene encoding ATPase inhibitor B, mitochondrial-like, which translates to MLRFFKLRNLKNIYNTYIRMSSDQLGELGKGAGKGGGGGGAIREAGGAFGKRQAAEEEMYFRKKEQEQIAALRQHHKEEIDIHQKEIKRLQDEITRHEGKIEQLKKHEKK; encoded by the exons ATGCTGAGGTTTTTCAAGCTGAGGAATCTGAAGAACATCTACAACACATATATCAGGATGTCGTCTGACCAG CTGGGAGAGTTAGGGAAAGGTGCAGggaagggaggaggaggaggaggagcaatCAGGGAGGCAGGAGGAGCGTTTGGAAAGAGGCAGGCCGCAGAGGAAGAGATGTActtcag GAAAAAGGAGCAGGAACAGATCGCTGCTCTGAGACAACATCATAAAGAAGAAATCGACATCCACCAGAAGGAGATCAAACGTCTTCAGGATGAGATCACACGCCATGAGGGCAAAATTGAACAGTTAAAAAAGCATGAGAAAAAATAG